One genomic region from Neoarius graeffei isolate fNeoGra1 chromosome 4, fNeoGra1.pri, whole genome shotgun sequence encodes:
- the si:ch73-361p23.3 gene encoding tumor necrosis factor receptor superfamily member 10C isoform X2, with protein sequence MLWQSFYFIWSILCLLTLDLVHGSSVLVCKPGEKVSGSRTRCEPCPSNQYNPKSSQSPECRNCDPCGMYSEKISDCTPTSNTQCRCLKGFTAWDSTNKRCRCDRGSGIKVLGNEQICEKCPHKTFSDKVNSKCQPNLQFQSTEKIPGNATSDDNYGNEATTVVPYSSPLLLSHTAISTSVMTPTISRNSISTPTTSSPESKDSINYHIWLTSLAVLLLLILILKLRRCPKKKTEIVRQGSACGKPVEESEMGLCPVMTHKLLMYQTWITCGLRTN encoded by the exons ATGCTCTGGCAAAGCTTTTACTTCATCTGGAGCATCTTGTGCTTGTTAACACTTGATCTGGTCCATGGTTCATCTGTACTCGTTTGTAAACCAG GTGAGAAGGTCTCAGGCTCAAGGACCAGATGTGAACCCTGCCCATCTAATCAATACAACCCTaaatcaagtcaaagtccagagtgTCGAAACTGTGATCCTTGTG GAATGTATAGCGAAAAAATTTCAGACTGCACACCAACGAGTAATACTCAGTGTCGTTGCCTTAAGGGCTTTACTGCTTGGGACTCAACAAACAAAAGATGCAGGTGCGATCGTGGTTCAGGGATCAAGGTTTTAG gaaATGAACAAATCTGTGAGAAATGTCCACACAAAACCTTCAGTGATAAAGTTAACTCTAAATGTCAACCAAA TTTGCAGtttcagagcactgagaaaattccaGGAAATGCCACCTCTGACGACAACTACGGAAATGAAGCGACAACAGTAGTACCTTATTCCTCCCCCTTGCTTTTGTCTCACACAGCCATCAGCACATCAGTCATGACTCCAACCATCAGCAGAAACTCCATCTCTACACCCACAACTTCCAGTCCTGAGTCCAAAGACAGCATCAATTATCACATCT GGCTGACCTCTCTCGCTGTACTTCTGCTTCTCATCCTCATACTAAAGCTCAGGAGGTGTCCTAAGAAAAAGACAGAGATAGTACGACAAG gTAGTGCATGTGGAAAGCCAGTTGAGGAATCTG AAATGGGTCTATGTCCTGTGATGACTCATAAGCTCCTGATGTACCAAACCTGGATAACATGTGGGCTTAGgacaaactaa
- the si:ch73-361p23.3 gene encoding uncharacterized protein si:ch73-361p23.3 isoform X3, which translates to MELCGMYSEKISDCTPTSNTQCRCLKGFTAWDSTNKRCRCDRGSGIKVLGNEQICEKCPHKTFSDKVNSKCQPNLQFQSTEKIPGNATSDDNYGNEATTVVPYSSPLLLSHTAISTSVMTPTISRNSISTPTTSSPESKDSINYHIWLTSLAVLLLLILILKLRRCPKKKTEIVRQGSACGKPVEESEMGLCPVMTHKLLMYQTWITCGLRTN; encoded by the exons atggaattatgtg GAATGTATAGCGAAAAAATTTCAGACTGCACACCAACGAGTAATACTCAGTGTCGTTGCCTTAAGGGCTTTACTGCTTGGGACTCAACAAACAAAAGATGCAGGTGCGATCGTGGTTCAGGGATCAAGGTTTTAG gaaATGAACAAATCTGTGAGAAATGTCCACACAAAACCTTCAGTGATAAAGTTAACTCTAAATGTCAACCAAA TTTGCAGtttcagagcactgagaaaattccaGGAAATGCCACCTCTGACGACAACTACGGAAATGAAGCGACAACAGTAGTACCTTATTCCTCCCCCTTGCTTTTGTCTCACACAGCCATCAGCACATCAGTCATGACTCCAACCATCAGCAGAAACTCCATCTCTACACCCACAACTTCCAGTCCTGAGTCCAAAGACAGCATCAATTATCACATCT GGCTGACCTCTCTCGCTGTACTTCTGCTTCTCATCCTCATACTAAAGCTCAGGAGGTGTCCTAAGAAAAAGACAGAGATAGTACGACAAG gTAGTGCATGTGGAAAGCCAGTTGAGGAATCTG AAATGGGTCTATGTCCTGTGATGACTCATAAGCTCCTGATGTACCAAACCTGGATAACATGTGGGCTTAGgacaaactaa
- the si:ch73-361p23.3 gene encoding tumor necrosis factor receptor superfamily member 10C isoform X1 has translation MQKNTHPACHLTNATMLWQSFYFIWSILCLLTLDLVHGSSVLVCKPGEKVSGSRTRCEPCPSNQYNPKSSQSPECRNCDPCGMYSEKISDCTPTSNTQCRCLKGFTAWDSTNKRCRCDRGSGIKVLGNEQICEKCPHKTFSDKVNSKCQPNLQFQSTEKIPGNATSDDNYGNEATTVVPYSSPLLLSHTAISTSVMTPTISRNSISTPTTSSPESKDSINYHIWLTSLAVLLLLILILKLRRCPKKKTEIVRQGSACGKPVEESEMGLCPVMTHKLLMYQTWITCGLRTN, from the exons ATGCAGAAGAACACACATCCAG CGTGTCACTTAACCAACGCTACCATGCTCTGGCAAAGCTTTTACTTCATCTGGAGCATCTTGTGCTTGTTAACACTTGATCTGGTCCATGGTTCATCTGTACTCGTTTGTAAACCAG GTGAGAAGGTCTCAGGCTCAAGGACCAGATGTGAACCCTGCCCATCTAATCAATACAACCCTaaatcaagtcaaagtccagagtgTCGAAACTGTGATCCTTGTG GAATGTATAGCGAAAAAATTTCAGACTGCACACCAACGAGTAATACTCAGTGTCGTTGCCTTAAGGGCTTTACTGCTTGGGACTCAACAAACAAAAGATGCAGGTGCGATCGTGGTTCAGGGATCAAGGTTTTAG gaaATGAACAAATCTGTGAGAAATGTCCACACAAAACCTTCAGTGATAAAGTTAACTCTAAATGTCAACCAAA TTTGCAGtttcagagcactgagaaaattccaGGAAATGCCACCTCTGACGACAACTACGGAAATGAAGCGACAACAGTAGTACCTTATTCCTCCCCCTTGCTTTTGTCTCACACAGCCATCAGCACATCAGTCATGACTCCAACCATCAGCAGAAACTCCATCTCTACACCCACAACTTCCAGTCCTGAGTCCAAAGACAGCATCAATTATCACATCT GGCTGACCTCTCTCGCTGTACTTCTGCTTCTCATCCTCATACTAAAGCTCAGGAGGTGTCCTAAGAAAAAGACAGAGATAGTACGACAAG gTAGTGCATGTGGAAAGCCAGTTGAGGAATCTG AAATGGGTCTATGTCCTGTGATGACTCATAAGCTCCTGATGTACCAAACCTGGATAACATGTGGGCTTAGgacaaactaa